The DNA window AAATGGATTTTCGTCTCCTATGTAATCCTCTGAAAATGGGCTGGGTCCaacccccggccccgggggagcTCGTCCAGCGTCAAGGAATGAAATTTTGGTGAAGGGTTTCAGTCCCGACAGGGATCTGAGCAGCACCCGAGGGCCATGGTGCCCTTCTCTGGGGCAAGCTGAGGTTCCTCCCGCACCTTGAGCACCTGCCCTGAGACAACCTTGAGGGGCGATGGAGCTGGATGCTCAGTGATGCTCTTGCTAAAAACCTTCTCCCTACCTCAGACCCGTCCTTCAAGCAGGGATCTGGTGGAGATCACAGCCCCGAGGAACGTCCTACAGCAGATGAGGTGGGTCAGGGCAGGAGAGCGtctgctggaggagaagcaACGGCTGAAGCACACCCGTGGCAGGGAGCGAGCAAGACGGTGACGGATTAATGCGATAATTAACCTTTTGGGATTGATGTTCCTCATCGGAGCGCTGGAGGCAGCGTGTCGGtggtggggcaggagcagccagcgTTGGGCTGGCCCCTTGCAGGGCTTTGTAGACCCAAACAAATTGTTCAGCAGTTTCGTCCCGTGGTCCTGGGAGCGGGTGAAAGGCTGAAACCCAGATCTCCCAGGCCTGAGCGCTCCGTGAGACCCGAGGCCAAGTGATGTGAAGAAAAGTATAAATAGCAAGAAAGGGACATTTTTTTTAGGTCccttttattgctgcttttcctcccacCCATCTCGCATTGAAAGGCGGAGCGAAATTCCTCACATCCACTGACTGCATCATCTCGTTATCGATAATATCCGGATTTTATCGCCATATCCCCTCGACGTGGGGAGTCCCAAGGCCATGCGCCGGGTACAGTCCCCTCCTGGTGATGTTTAGCTGCAGGTTCCTCCTCTCGCCGTGGCAGATGGGTgatgctcagctgctgccagcccgAGCGGGGCCgtattaatttttcatgtgctggagcagcacagaTGGGTGACGGCCCGTTGGTCACTCCCGGCTCGCGCTGGTGTCCAGCTGCTCTGCACTTGATATATGAGTGGACAGAGCGGACGCCGGAGCCCTGGGCTCGCACTGGCCGGGGCTGAGGCCGTTTCTCCCGGGGGTAGGGCGAGGGCACGGCGGCAGTTAGCCTAAATCCTTTTAACATATGTCCATTGACCCCGCTCTGATTGCAAAACCATCCTGCGCTTTGTCGGCCCCGCTTAGGAGGGGACGGGGAATGCGGAGGACAAAGAAATGCGGCTCCCCGATGGATTTGTGAAACAACCCgaatttgctttggaaaaaacttTGCTGTTTGAGCGCCGGCGGCGTGCGGAGAAACTGGCTGCGGGGCCTGGGTCTgccggggagggctggggggtttCAACGTCTCGCCCTTTACGAGCGCAGCCAGGTATCGCGCTGGAGTTGTGCCACGTCTGAGCGTGGCTTTGTGCTCCCCTCGCCCTGGTCCTGCCTTTGGGACTGGCTCTGTTGCTGGTGTAAATTGCTGCCGGGCTGTTCTGCCTATTCCGGACCCGCCGCTGCGGGGGTTCACTGGAGATGACCCAGATCTAGCATAAACGTGGGCAGAAACGTTGCTGTAACCTACAGCGTTAACGCTCAAACGCTTCAGAAACCGCCCCGAGCCTCAGGTCCATGGCGAGTGTGAACGGAGCATCTGCGTGGGGTGTGATTCTGATTTACAGCCGGGATGTGACGCGGGGTAACGCCGCTGCTCTTCGTGTATGCTGCTCATGGGAGGCAGGGGCTAACCCCAGCCCAGGGCGAGCTCCTGGCAGCAGAAGCCAAAAAGATCATCGGGAAATGCCTCATTTGGGGGCAGAAAGCTCTGGGTGCTGCGaatccagctgcagcagaaagctGTCGGTGCAGGAACCGTGTCGACGTGAGGCTGATTCCTGCTGTGGGGGCTCGGTCCTGGTTCTCATCTGCACCCACCTTCGGGTGCTGGTAGCAAAATCCAGCCCAGAAGATCCACCACACGCAACGTCGCTGCTATGAGAAGCCTCGGTGAAGGCTGGGCTGTGAAACGGGGCTCTCGGCATCCACGTTTGCTCCCTCTGGGCCCGAAGTTTTCACGTCAGAGAATTAAAACCCTGGGAACTCGGGCAGCCCCTGGAGCCGGGACGGGCTCTCCCTGCCTGGGAAGCCAGTTGCATCGGGTAAGCGCAGGGGGAATGAAACAGCTCGATGGCTTTTGATAAAAGGCATAAATCCTCCGAGCTGGCAGCTCTGCGGAAAAAGGAGCCGTCAGCGTTTAGACCAGCACGAGCAAAGCGTCCCAGGGGTGGCTCGTGGGCTCCGTCCCACGCCGGGGGCTGAAGGGCAGCAGCGGCTGCTCCCTCCTGggggctggggatgctcctGCTCGAGGGGACCCTGAGACACGTCCCGCGCTGGCACATCACTCCCTCTGGGGTGGCTCCTGTGGGCCTGGTCCCTTGTCCCGGGACGCGGGTGCTCGGGGGAGTTTGGCTGGATTTAAGCCCTGGCTTTAGTGCAtccaaggccaggttggatgaggctttgagtaacctggtctggtggaaggtgtccctgcccgtggcagggggttggaacgagatgggctttaaggtccctcccaacccaaaccggtctgtgattctatgattctgtcctCAGCTTGAGCGTGTTTGCTCTCGCGTGCTCCCTCTCCTTCGCCCTCCAAACCTATTCAAACCCTCTCCTGATCCCCCGGGGGATGCTGGACCGCTGCAGCCGTCGGCACATGCTGCCTGGGGCATCTCCTGCGGAGGTTTTGCTGTGAGTTTTTATGCACCAGCATGAGCCACGTGTCCATGTGCTTGGGGCTGGGACACAAGCCTGTAAAATACACGTATGTGTGCATACGTGGCGTGCTTGGCGTCCAAGGGCTGGGGGTGATCCATCTGTGCTCCCACAAACGTGTCCCGCGCCGGGATGCTGCTCGGGGCAGCCCCGTGTCCCCGGAGCCTCGTGGCTGCACCTCAAATCCCCCGGCGAGAGCCTTTCCCCGGGGGGCCGGCGGCAGGGGGGAGCGCACCCCATCGCCATCGCCCAGCCGTTGGACCCCCTCGGCAGCGCGCCCCGCTAAAAAGCCCCCGAACAAAAGCCCAGTTCAGAGGCGCTGCTGAATAGATTAACAAGATTTCCATAATTAGGGCGGGCGGGAACAATAGGATTCtcccctgcccggcccccccTGCCCGCCTTTGTCCTGCGCTGGGGATAATGGGCAGCAGCGAGGGTGGGAACCGGCCCGGCCCTTCGCTCACTGGACAGTAATTTTCTCACACTGCCAAGGGGAGCATTGAAACATCTgtcccgctccgccgccgcaTTCAGGGCCCGCTTCAACCCCCTGACAGCTTctccctgcccgcccgccctcccCCTCGCCTGCTTTGCCCGGCTCAGGCTGGGCTTTCCCAGCTTTCGGCTTTGCTTCCCCCAAAAGCATCTCGGCTCTAAAGGGGTTGGATGGAGGCGGGTTTGCTTCGCCGTCCTGCTGCGCTCGGGTTTGCTTTGGGGACAGCAGTGCTCATgcatccccctgcccctgcatcccccctgcAACCCCCTGTCAGTGCATCCCCTCTGCATCCCCCCGCCCCTgcatccccctgcccctcatccccctgcccctgcatcccccctgcatcccccctgcCCCTACATCCTTCTgtccctgcatcccccctgcatccctcctGCCCTTGCATCCCCCTTgcatccccctgcccctgcatccccccagcatccccccagcatccccctgcccctgcgtccccctgcccctgcatcccccctgcCCCTACATCCTTCTgtccctgcatcccccctgcatccccctgcccctgcatcccccctgcatcccccctgcccctgcatcccccctgtatccctcctgcatccccctgcccctgcttcccccctgcatccccctgcccctgcatcccccctgcATCCTCCCTGCCCCTACATCCTTCTgcccctgcatcccccctgcatcccccacccctgcatcccccctgcatccccctgcccctgcatcccccctccatccccctgcccctgcatccccctctctctcccagGCGCCTCCCAAacccctttcctccccaccctgAGCCCTGGGCATTTGCAGTCTGTGTTTTTGGGGGGCAGAAGGAGCTGTGGTCAGCACACGCAGCACACCGTGCACCATCCATCTGCACCCACCGAGCAGGGATGGAAACTCCAGGTGCTTtagttccttaaaaaaaaagaaaaaaaatctaaaaaaaagtcttattccTCCTGGCGTCAGCCAAACCCTCGTTTTTCCCTTTAATAGCTCCTCGGTGCGTTTTGCTCGCAGGCAAGGAAGGACCCCCCTGTCCCTCTCTGTGCAGCCAGACCCTGCGTAGGGGCTCGGGGAAGATGCGCTGCGGGTTTACGGGGCAGCGTCCCCTTTGTGTTGGTTAAAAAGGGCCTTTTCCCGCGGGCCGGCGCGGCCGGCTCCGTCCGAGCGGTTATCTGTCGGGAGGGCTTCAATAACAGCCGGTAAATGCAGGGAGGATGCCGGATAAAGCCACGCAAAGCTGCCATTTAAATCCTCTTGTGTAAGTTTGATATCCAGAGTGGAAGCACAAATGCCGTATAAGTCAATTAAAGCATTAAGTAATCTAATTGTGCTGTGGTCACAGAGTGGCTTAAGGGCGGAGGGAGGCGGGTGGATGGTGCGCGAGGCTCCGGCTTGAGCCGTCCCCGGAGGCTTTGGGCATAAGGGCAGGGGGGAAATGGGGGGACGGGGGGACCCGCAGCGCAGGGGTGGCGGGGGACACTGGCGACACGCTATTAATattccattaatattttatgcACTATAATTATAATACTATAGTTATACCCTGCTCCAGGTGGAGCATCTCAGGGCAGGGTCGTGCTCCTGCTACGTGTGCCGGTGCTCGgcaccggggctgggggctgcaccGTTTGCTGTGGTGTGATAACCCGAATGTGTTGGGCTGTTGGACGTGACCACCAGACCTGGAGCTGGCCGGGTGCTCCGCGGCGCTCGTGGTCGTGGTTCCTGGGGGGGTATTTGCAGTCAGGAGGTGTGACGTGGCCCAGGACGGGGCGGTACGGCGGGTTTTGGAGATGCCCCGTGCAGAGAGATGCTCGTCCCCGTTTCGCTGCTCTCACCCCGCGCTGTCCTGTCCCCCGCAGGTCTGTCGAAGATGCACTGGTCACCAGAGCATGCCCAGTCCCTGAACCAGTGGCCCGAGCAGCACCTCGACgtctcctccaccacctcctcgCCGGCCCACAAATCCGACCTCTACCCCAGCACCCGCCAGCGCTTCAATTACGCCTGGGCCAACGACGACATCTCGGCGCTCACCGCCTCCAACCTCCTCAAGAGGTATGCCGAGAAGTACTCGGGGGTGCTGGACGTGCCCTACGAGCGCCCGGCGCTGAGCAGCTACGGCGATGGAGCCTTCGGGCCGGTTAACGGGCAGAAGGGCGACGGGGAGCCCTGGCCGGTGGCGCACGGCTCCGACGGCGCCTACCCGCTGACCCCCATCCACGATGGCCTCCCCGGCGCCAAGGGGGTGGTGCCACCCGCCGTCCCCCCCAGCGGCGGGGCCATCGGCCTCGGCGGCTCCCCCGTGGTGTCGGCCAACCTCACCGATCCCATGTACCCCGGTAACTCCTGcggaggagccgccgccggcTCCGGCGGGCTTGGGGCATCTCAGGAGTATCCCTCAGGCTACGGTGGCACCTATTTGCCCTCCGGCTACTGCACGCAGCCGGCGGCAGCGCTCCCCCCGCCGCATCCCCCTGCCCTCCACGGCTCggggctcctgcagcccccgcaCCCCTCGCCTGCCCTGGTGCCCGGCTACGGCTCCTCCGGCCCCATGTACAACTACGCCGCTGGCAGCTACCCGCCACAGCCGGGCTACGGGGCCATCCACCCGCCCCATCCCTCTGCCTCCTACCTGCCCTCCGGCATCGCGGCACCCACCCCcatcccggccccgccgcccgccgcccgcccccccggGGTCCCTGGCTGTGGCTACCAGGGAGCTGGCTTGGCCCCCTTGGCCGTGCCGCCCCTCGGCACCGAGGCGGCGGGCGCCCTGAAGAGGAAGGCTTTCGACATCTccggcggggaggaggaggaaggggagggcagGTACAGGAAATACAGCTACGAGCAGCCAAAGTCCCCCTACCCCATGTCGGACAACGGCGAGTGCCGGGGCAACGGGTTCGGCAGCAGCGCCGAGTCTCCCCAGGTGGCCTTCAAGCCCGGGAAGCGGCCGGCAGGAGCCGGGAACGCCGAGGAGCACGCGGGCAAGTACGGCGGGCAGCCGATGAAGAGTATGGTCTCGCCGCCCTACGGCACCGGGGACGCTCCGCTGCGGCCGGCGGAGCCCTTTGAGAAGTTCAGCCCCCCCCTC is part of the Nyctibius grandis isolate bNycGra1 chromosome 11, bNycGra1.pri, whole genome shotgun sequence genome and encodes:
- the FIGNL2 gene encoding fidgetin-like protein 2; this encodes MHWSPEHAQSLNQWPEQHLDVSSTTSSPAHKSDLYPSTRQRFNYAWANDDISALTASNLLKRYAEKYSGVLDVPYERPALSSYGDGAFGPVNGQKGDGEPWPVAHGSDGAYPLTPIHDGLPGAKGVVPPAVPPSGGAIGLGGSPVVSANLTDPMYPGNSCGGAAAGSGGLGASQEYPSGYGGTYLPSGYCTQPAAALPPPHPPALHGSGLLQPPHPSPALVPGYGSSGPMYNYAAGSYPPQPGYGAIHPPHPSASYLPSGIAAPTPIPAPPPAARPPGVPGCGYQGAGLAPLAVPPLGTEAAGALKRKAFDISGGEEEEGEGRYRKYSYEQPKSPYPMSDNGECRGNGFGSSAESPQVAFKPGKRPAGAGNAEEHAGKYGGQPMKSMVSPPYGTGDAPLRPAEPFEKFSPPLANGERAAEPGPPFPLRLPPKAPVFGSPPVEEQPKNVDPLVLELVNTKVVERGPPVQWTDIAGQVSVKATIEEELVWPILRPGAYTGVSRPPRTILLFGPRGTGKTLLSRCISTQLGSTLLKLSGTTLLSTWKAEAEKILQTVFFVASCRQPAVVLITEAEALLVARAGEDGSQVSNLKSQLLSYLDNVATSSEQNVVVIGTTSRPGSMDEASHRRFAKRFYISLPDSVARRQILHHALAQRSCCLSEREMASLVQHTESFSGSELVQLCQHAGATALHALPGQLQPTSYQDLEKAFCKVRPAAAQKELDLFLEWDKLYGTRH